GTACGGTGGCCGCCCATGCGATCTGCATGCGCGTGACCCAGATGCGCGTGCCGCTGCGTCGCGCGGCGGCCGAAGTGATCAACCAGGAAATCCCGTCGATGGGAGGCAATGGCGGGGCCATTGCACTGGATGCAAACGGCACGGTGGCCATGCCCTTCAACACGGACGGCATGTACCGTGGCTGGATCGGTGCCGACGGCGTGCCGCACGTGGCACTCTATGGCGACGAGGATGACGGCACCGCCGATCCCTTGCCGCAGGGCGGCGAACCCGGCCAGTCCTGAGCTGACGCGCCGCGCCAGGTTTGGACCCGCGGGGGCCGCAGGTCATCAACCAGGTTTTGACAATCCTGGGCACATCATCGGCCCAACGGCGACTGTTCGGCCGCCCAGGCGCCTTTTCGGCAGGGATAGGCACGCTTTCGGCAGGAAGGTGGCGCGCTAAGCTGCCTGAAAGAAAGCCCGTCGCAGGCTTCGACGCACGTTCTGAATCAGGCATCGCAGATCGCGGATGGCACGATGAATGCGTGAATTTCGTGAGCCTCGCGAAGGGAAGTCTTTGTATCGTGTTTCGCAGGTGGATGACTGACGTTGTCTTGGGCCGTGGGCTCCAGGTAAATCCCACGGTCTATGTCCAACTGCCAGCCGACAGCTCATGTGGGATCGGATACGTTCAAGGCGCGAAGTAGCGCCAGGGAGATCAGGGAAGATCGTCAGCTAAATGTAATTTCAGGAGTCCTAGGGGGAGGGCGAATGAATAGCGACGGTTTCCGCTTCAGGGGCGTGTCCCGCCCGCGGTCTTCGACGGCATCGCCGCTGGCGGTGCATGCTGCATCTGCGCGCGGTTTCACGCTGATCGAACTCATGGTCGTGGTGGCGGTGATCGCCATCCTGGCCTCGCTGGCGCTGGCCAGTTATCGCAGGCATGTGCTGCACGCCAATCGCAATGCCGCCGAGAGCGTCATGCTTGGCATCGCGTCGGCCGAGGAACGTTACCTTGTCGACAACCGGGCTTATGTGGCCACCGCGTCATCGGTGGGCTATGCCGCCGGCACGCTGCCGTCCAACTACAACTTCGGGATCACGGTGGGTACCACCCCCCCGACATACACCATTACCGCGACGGCGGTCTCGACCAGTGGCCAGGCTAATGACACGGGCTGCACCACGCTGACAGTGGACAACACCGGTGCCAAGACG
The nucleotide sequence above comes from Dyella telluris. Encoded proteins:
- a CDS encoding type IV pilin protein, whose amino-acid sequence is MNSDGFRFRGVSRPRSSTASPLAVHAASARGFTLIELMVVVAVIAILASLALASYRRHVLHANRNAAESVMLGIASAEERYLVDNRAYVATASSVGYAAGTLPSNYNFGITVGTTPPTYTITATAVSTSGQANDTGCTTLTVDNTGAKTPSPTTSPCWQ